One stretch of Erpetoichthys calabaricus chromosome 14, fErpCal1.3, whole genome shotgun sequence DNA includes these proteins:
- the ngfra gene encoding tumor necrosis factor receptor superfamily member 16: protein MRRGINLLLALLGGVAVLAAKDDCPSKQYTRSGECCKQCQPGEGVLEKCGINQTKCTACLDSETFSEFYSHTEACQPCTKCGRLLRMKAPCTESADAICICDYGYFKDMMNDQCMPCTICPLGQGVYTECTEDRDTTCEQCPEGTYSDQDSSMDPCLPCTQCDEDDETMLEPCTSTSDAICREVSPRMTFSTMTDPLFMDSSTTSKVTVPTNTLGFTNGMGRAMTPTNTVTTTNPSSSQINATIMDKNLIPIYCSILAAVVVGLVAYIVFKRWNSCKQNKQAANNRTVNQTPSPEGEKLHSDSGISVDSQSLQEQQQAVKASSCPYANLPTHKQKELENLLKGSAEDDTDWCNLASLLGYQEGHIDAFRQGEHPVQELLSDWGNKDSATVDALCTALRKINREDIAECLSAEPTATSAV from the exons ATGAGGCGCGGGATCAACCTGCTGCTCGCGCTGCTCGGAGGG GTGGCCGTACTGGCAGCGAAGGACGACTGCCCCTCCAAACAGTACACCAGGAGCGGCGAGTGCTGCAAGCAGTGCCAGCCAGGTGAAGGGGTGCTGGAGAAATGTGGCATCAACCAGACCAAGTGCACCGCCTGCTTGGACA GTGAGACCTTCTCAGAGTTCTACAGCCACACAGAGGCCTGCCAGCCCTGCACCAAGTGTGGCCGCCTGCTGCGCATGAAGGCGCCCTGCACCGAGAGCGCTGATGCCATCTGCATCTGTGACTATGGCTACTTCAAGGACATGATGAATGACCAATGTATGCCCTGCACCATCTGTCCACTGGGCCAAGGAGTGTACACCGAGTGCACCGAGGATCGGGACACCACCTGTGAACAGTGCCCTGAGGGCACCTACTCAGACCAGGACAGCAGCATGGACCCGTGCCTGCCCTGTACCCAGTGCGATGAGGATGACGAGACGATGCTGGAGCCCTGCACAAGCACCTCAGATGCCATCTGCAGGG AGGTGAGTCCTCGGATGACCTTCAGCACCATGACAGACCCTCTCTTCATGGACTCCTCCACCACCAGCAAGGTCACCGTCCCCACCAATACGTTGGGCTTCACCAATGGCATGGGCAGAGCCATGACACCAACCAACACTGTGACCACCACCAACCCCAGCTCTTCCCAGATCAATGCCACCATCATGGACAAGAACCTGATCCCCATCTACTGCTCCATCCTGGCGGCGGTGGTAGTCGGCCTCGTGGCATACATCGTCTTTAAGAG ATGGAACAGCTGCAAGCAGAACAAGCAGGCCGCCAATAACCGAACGGTGAACCAGACACCGTCACCTGAGGGCGAGAAGCTCCACAGTGACAGTGGCATCTCCGTGGACAGCCAGAGCCTGCAGGAGCAGCAGCAGG CAGTAAAGGCGTCCAGCTGCCCCTATGCCAACCTGCCCACCCACAAACAGAAGGAGCTGGAGAACCTGCTGAAGGGCAGCGCCGAGGACGACACTGACTGGTGCAACCTGGCCAGCCTGCTGGGCTACCAAGAGGGGCATATCGACGCCTTCCGCCAGGGCGAGCACCCGGTGCAGGAGCTTCTGTCCGACTGGGGAAACAAAGACAGTGCCACCGTGGATGCCCTTTGCACTGCCCTGAGGAAGATTAACCGGGAGGACATTGCAGAGTGCCTGAGCGCCGAGCCCACCGCTACGTCTGCCGTGTGA
- the fzd2 gene encoding frizzled-2, whose translation MRAPGRLALPPQLLLLLLLLLPPLLLHGQPHGDRGISVPEHGFCQPISIPLCTDIAYNQTIMPNLVGHTNQEDAGLEVHQFYPLVKVQCSPELKFFLCSMYAPVCTVLEQAIPPCRSICERAKQGCEALMNKFGFQWPERLRCENFPVHGAEQICVGQNHSQQGRPTLYPPTLPAHDPEMGTPGVHRPPSLDQAFHCPWVLKVPPYLNYKFLGEKDCAAPCEPSRSNGYMFFSHEEIKFARVWILIWSSLCCASTLFTVTTYLVDMQRFRYPERPIIFLSGCYTMVSIAYIAGFILDDKVVCNERFSEDGYKTVVQGTKKEGCTILFMMLYFFSMASSIWWVILSLTWFLAAGMKWGHEAIESNSQYFHLAAWAVPAVKTITILALGQIDGDLLSGVCFVGLQNVDPLRGFVLAPLFVYLFIGTSFLLAGFVSLFRIRTIMKHDGTKTEKLEKLMVRIGVFSVLYTVPATIVIACFFYEQAFRHHWERSWVSHNCKSLAIPCPHQYTPRMSPDFTVYMIKYLMTLIVGITSGFWIWSGKTLQSWRKFYTRLTNSRHGETTV comes from the coding sequence ATGCGGGCGCCCGGCCGACTCGCGCTGCCGCCgcagctgctgttgctgctgttgttgttgctgccGCCCCTGCTGCTCCACGGCCAGCCTCACGGCGACAGGGGCATCTCGGTGCCCGAGCACGGCTTCTGCCAGCCCATCTCCATCCCGCTGTGCACGGACATCGCCTACAACCAGACCATCATGCCCAACCTGGTGGGCCACACGAACCAGGAGGATGCAGGACTGGAGGTGCACCAGTTCTACCCACTGGTCAAGGTGCAGTGCTCGCCCGAGCTGAAGTTCTTCCTGTGCTCCATGTACGCCCCGGTGTGCACCGTCCTGGAGCAGGCCATCCCGCCGTGTCGCTCTATCTGCGAGCGGGCCAAGCAGGGCTGCGAGGCGCTCATGAACAAGTTTGGCTTCCAGTGGCCCGAGCGGCTGCGATGTGAGAACTTCCCGGTGCACGGGGCCGAGCAGATCTGCGTGGGACAGAACCACTCGCAACAGGGCCGGCCCACCCTTTACCCTCCCACGCTGCCCGCGCACGACCCGGAGATGGGCACGCCGGGAGTGCACCGGCCCCCCTCGCTGGACCAGGCCTTCCACTGCCCCTGGGTGCTCAAGGTGCCCCCTTACCTGAACTACAAGTTCCTGGGCGAGAAGGACTGCGCCGCCCCCTGTGAGCCCTCCAGGAGCAACGGCTACATGTTCTTCAGCCATGAGGAGATCAAGTTCGCCCGCGTCTGGATCCTCATCTGGTCCTCGCTGTGCTGCGCATCCACGTTGTTCACTGTGACCACCTACCTGGTGGACATGCAGCGGTTCCGCTATCCGGAGCGGCCCATCATCTTCCTCTCGGGCTGCTACACCATGGTGTCCATCGCCTACATCGCCGGCTTCATCCTGGATGACAAGGTGGTGTGCAACGAGCGTTTCTCGGAGGACGGCTACAAGACGGTGGTACAGGGGACCAAGAAGGAGGGCTGCACCATCCTCTTCATGATGCTCTACTTCTTCAGCATGGCCAGCTCCATCTGGTGGGTCATTCTGTCCCTCACCTGGTTTCTAGCAGCGGGCATGAAGTGGGGCCATGAAGCCATCGAGTCCAACTCCCAGTActtccacctggcggcttgggcgGTGCCAGCGGTGAAGACCATAACCATCCTGGCCTTGGGGCAGATCGACGGCGACCTGCTGAGTGGAGTGTGCTTCGTGGGGCTGCAGAACGTGGACCCCCTGCGCGGATTCGTCCTGGCGCCCCTCTTCGTCTACCTCTTCATTGGCACCTCCTTCTTGCTGGCCGGGTTCGTGTCGCTCTTCCGCATCCGCACCATCATGAAGCACGACGGCACCAAGACCGAGAAGCTGGAGAAGCTGATGGTGCGCATCGGGGTGTTCAGCGTGCTCTACACCGTGCCCGCCACCATCGTCATCGCCTGCTTCTTCTATGAACAGGCCTTCCGCCACCACTGGGAGCGCAGCTGGGTGAGCCACAACTGCAAGAGCTTGGCCATCCCGTGCCCGCACCAGTACACCCCCAGGATGAGCCCCGACTTCACCGTCTACATGATCAAGTACCTCATGACGCTCATTGTTGGCATCACGTCGGGCTTCTGGATCTGGTCTGGCAAAACTCTGCAATCCTGGCGCAAGTTCTACACCCGGCTGACCAACAGCAGGCACGGAGAAACCACAGTGTGA